The nucleotide sequence GTTATCGAGGCGTGGTTGGACATGATGAAGAAGGTGACCCGCTATACGTGGATCGGAGCCGGCGGTGCCACCGCCAAACCGACCGCAGCTACGGAAAAAGAGACCGCTCCGAGTGCCGAAGCGGAAACCGCTGCCGAGGCAACGCCCAGCGTCGAAGCCGTGGCGGAGGCCGCGCCTTCCCCCGAGGCCGCCAACACCGTCATGGATGCCGCGTCCGCTCCGCCGGACAGCGATGCTCCCGCCGTGGAGGAATTGGCGACCGAAGCGGAAGCCGTTCAGGTCACCGCGAAAGAGCCGACCTTCGATTCCCTCACCGAAGCCAAGGTGTTCCTGCTCACCAACGCCCGGGACAAGGCCGTGCGCACTTACGATCAAGGCCGCTTCCATGGCCGCATCATCGACGACATGCCCGATGGCGAGATCAAGCGCGCCGTGTTGGGCACGTTGGAGCGCCAGCGCCACTTCCCCCTCGACACGGCCAACGCCTTGCGCGGTCGGCTGCGTCGTGAAGGGTTTACGATCTTCAAAAAAGGCGCGAAGGGCGTCAGCTATGTGTGCGCGGTCAAACGGAAGTTCCGCGTGCCGGGACAAACCTTTGCCGATTCGATCGACGAGCTGATCAACTTCATCGAGACCCACCCGATGGTGAAGGTGAGCGAACTGCCCGAAAAATTCCTCGGCATCTCGGCGGTCGCTGAAACTGAGGCGGCGACCCCCGGCGACGCGCCGGCAGCCACGTCGACTGTTTCTCCGTTCGCCGAGCCCGATCAGCCGAAAGTCCGGCGGATGCACATCGATCTGCGTTGGTTGGTGACCGAAGGTTACGTGACCGAATTCATCGATGGGGGATTGTTTGCCGCTCCTCCGCTGCCGACGCCAAAGCCCAAGCCGGCCCCAGCGCCGAAAGAGGCCCCGGCGGCTGCGCCCACGGCTCCTGCGGAGAAGCCGGAACCTGCGGCTGCGACCGCGACTCCGGCACCCGCTCCCGCTCCCGCCGCGGACGAGGCACCCGCTTCCGCGTCGGCCGAAGAATCCCCGGCTCCGGCTGCGAGTCCGACCGCTGAGCCGGAACCCGAGGCGACGCCGGAACCCGAAGCCGCACCGGAACCCGAGGTGAAAACCGCGCCCGTGCCGGAACCATCCGAGCCTGCTCCCTCGGCCGAAGTGCCCAGTGCCGCGACCGGAGAAGAGCCGGCGACGGACGAAAAGAAGCCGACCGAATAACCGGTCGTTTCACGATGTGACGGTGGTTCGGCGCGACGCGCCGAACTACCGCAAGCGCAGGGTGTGCTGTTCGTCGGCGGTGATGCCGAGTTCCAGATGCCATGCGTCGGGCGGCATCCAGTCGGCGATGCGTTCGGGCCACTCGATGGCTGCGATCCAGGGACTGATGAGAAAGTCCTCCAACATCAGCGCGTCGACCTGGCCGCCGTTTTCGAGGCGATAGGCATCGAGGTGCAGCAGGCGTCGGGGCCCGGGGTAAAGCGTGTAGAGATTGAACGTGGGGCTTGTCACCGGATCATGGATACCGAGACCGGCGGCGAGTCCCTGCACAAAGGTGGTCTTGCCCACGCCGAGGTCGCCGTGCAGCGCGAGCACGGTGTCATCGGGCAGCGCCGCCGCCAGTTCGGTGGCAAGCGCGCGCGTGGCTGCGGCACTGCCCGTGGCGACACCGGCGCGCAGTTTATCGCAGATGTTCGAAGCCATGGTAGGAATCGAGATCGATTTCGTCGTCGTCGCGCCGGCGCGAACGCTTGCGGCGCATTTGGCCGATGCAGCTGAGTTTGCTCCGGAATCGCTGCCGCCAGGCGGTGATGAATTCCGCCGGGTCGGTGCTGCCGTTGACGGTGAAGAGCAGTTCGTAGTCCTCGCCGTCGGTCAGGGCGTGGGCCAGCGGTGTGCGCTGACTGGTCGTCGCGGCGAGGCGCGCCGAGCGACTGACAGGGATGGCCGCAGCGTTGAGGGCAGGACGGCAGCCGCGAGGAGTGAGCGACCAAATATCTTTGGCGACGCCGTCACTCACATCCATCATTGAGCGCACATCGGGACGTGCGACCAACCATTGGCCCTCGAGCAGTCGCGGGGTGAATTTCCAATGCCAACCCAGGCGACTGCCTCCGAGTTTACCGGTGGTGAAAATCCAGTCTTCCGCCGCTGCGCCCTGCCGGGTCAGCACGCGTTTTTCGGTGGCCTCACCAATGAGCGTCATGGTCGCGGTGATGCCGGCCGGTTGGTGGGCGATATCGCCGCCGATGATCGGCACATGGTGCAGCCGGGCAATCGCGGCGAGACTGCGATAAAACTCGCGCAGCCACGTGATCTTCACGTCGTCGCTGAGTGCCAGCGCGATCACCGCCGCGCGGGGCCGACCGCCCATGGCGGCGATGTCGCTGATGTTGCGATTGAAGAGTTTGGCGCCGACCCCTTTGGCGGGCACGTTGTCATCGAAGTGTTCGCCGTAGATCACCGGGTCGACGGTCAGCAGTTGGTCGCGCATCGAACCAGCCAACGTGGCGCAGTCATCGCCGATGCCGGCCGGCGAACGCGGGGTCGCCGTTCCAAGCCAGCGCCGAATCTCCTGGATGAGACGCACTTCGCCCCAGGCCGACACGGCGGCGGATTTTTGTTTGGTGAAGGGAGACACGGTTGCGCCTCCTCAGACCTCCACTCCGGCAAGGAGTAGCAGGATGGTGTTCAAGTTGAACAAGGCGTGAGCCAGAATCGGCACACTGATCCGACCGGTGCGCTCATAAGCGACCGCGAAAACGATCCCCAGCATGAACAACGGCATGAACGCGACGAGGTTGCCATGCAACGATCCGAAGATCGCGGCTGGCAGCACAAACGCCGCCCAACGGGGCAGGCGGGTGCGCAGAAAGCGAAAGAGACCGGCGCGGAAAATGACTTCTTCGACCAAGGGGGCCACGACGACGGCGAGAAAACTCATGCCGATCAGCACAATGGGAGAGTCGGTTTCGGCGAAAATGTTGACCAGTTCTTGTTTTTCGACGCTCAGGCCGAGTGATTCCAACAAGAAGACCCACGTCAAGTTGACGACGAACAACACCGGCATGGCGGCGAGAAGCGTGTAAGGGCCGGCGATCCAGAGATTCACCGCCTTGGTTCCGGGGAGCGCGGGCGGCTCGTCGTGGCCGCGAGCGGCGTTGCGCTGTGCGGGCTTGAGAATGGAAATATACGCGATGCCGGCGCCGGCGAGCAGGCCACCTTGGAAACCGGCCCCGCCGATGGTGAGCATGACGTTTTCATCCGTGGTGAGCTGCGCCGCGATCAGGACGGCGGCGATCTGACCCGCGATGCCGCCCGCCACTACGGCGAGCACGGCCATGCCGAACTCGGCGCCGTTGATCGACCAAGGCGGCAGGGGTTTGGGACCACGTTGGGCGGCGCGTCCCTCGGCGCTGAACATAAGTCGCCAAAGCACCCCCACGCCGCAGAGCAGCATCAGGATCTGCCCGGAGAGCGCGAGGAGGACGTTAAGATCGAGGGATTCGGCGGGCATGTCAGGTGACGAAGCGGTCTATCACACCGATGCGAACGCAGATGCCAACGTCCGAAACGGGTAAGTTTGGCGGCCGGAGGGGCGCGGATCGGTCAGCGCTTGCGCACGTTTTTGCCGTCGTAGACCACACGGCCGTCCACGATGGTGGTTTTAATGCGGCCCTGCAGTTCCTCGCCGTCCCATGGACTGTTGGAAGACTTGGAGAAACCGGCGCGTGCGTCGTAGGTCCATTTTTCCTTCGGATCGAAGAGGCAAATGTCGGCGGCGGCGCCGACTGAAAGCGTGCCGGCGGCCAGCTTGAGCAGGTCGGCGGGCTTGCGCGTCATGAGGTCGACAACCTTGGGCAGGGAGAAACGATTTTTGCGCAACAGAATGTCGAGCGTGACGGGCAGGGCGGTTTCGAGACCGAGGATGCCATTGGGCGCGTAGTCGAATTCCTTGTCCTTCTCGTAGTCGGTGTGCGGCGCGTGATCGGTGGCGATGATGTCGATCGTGCCATCGCGCAGCCCTTCGATGATCGCCTCCTGGTCCTCGGCGGTGC is from Synoicihabitans lomoniglobus and encodes:
- the tsaE gene encoding tRNA (adenosine(37)-N6)-threonylcarbamoyltransferase complex ATPase subunit type 1 TsaE, which codes for MASNICDKLRAGVATGSAAATRALATELAAALPDDTVLALHGDLGVGKTTFVQGLAAGLGIHDPVTSPTFNLYTLYPGPRRLLHLDAYRLENGGQVDALMLEDFLISPWIAAIEWPERIADWMPPDAWHLELGITADEQHTLRLR
- the thiL gene encoding thiamine-phosphate kinase, yielding MSPFTKQKSAAVSAWGEVRLIQEIRRWLGTATPRSPAGIGDDCATLAGSMRDQLLTVDPVIYGEHFDDNVPAKGVGAKLFNRNISDIAAMGGRPRAAVIALALSDDVKITWLREFYRSLAAIARLHHVPIIGGDIAHQPAGITATMTLIGEATEKRVLTRQGAAAEDWIFTTGKLGGSRLGWHWKFTPRLLEGQWLVARPDVRSMMDVSDGVAKDIWSLTPRGCRPALNAAAIPVSRSARLAATTSQRTPLAHALTDGEDYELLFTVNGSTDPAEFITAWRQRFRSKLSCIGQMRRKRSRRRDDDEIDLDSYHGFEHLR
- a CDS encoding CPBP family intramembrane glutamic endopeptidase produces the protein MPAESLDLNVLLALSGQILMLLCGVGVLWRLMFSAEGRAAQRGPKPLPPWSINGAEFGMAVLAVVAGGIAGQIAAVLIAAQLTTDENVMLTIGGAGFQGGLLAGAGIAYISILKPAQRNAARGHDEPPALPGTKAVNLWIAGPYTLLAAMPVLFVVNLTWVFLLESLGLSVEKQELVNIFAETDSPIVLIGMSFLAVVVAPLVEEVIFRAGLFRFLRTRLPRWAAFVLPAAIFGSLHGNLVAFMPLFMLGIVFAVAYERTGRISVPILAHALFNLNTILLLLAGVEV